A window from Manis javanica isolate MJ-LG chromosome 10, MJ_LKY, whole genome shotgun sequence encodes these proteins:
- the SBF1 gene encoding myotubularin-related protein 5 isoform X5: MARLADYFVLVAFGPHPRGSGEGQGQILQRFPEKDWEDNPFPQGIELFCQPSGWQLCPERNPPTFFVAVLTDINSERHYCACLTFWEPADPTQEAACAEDTAEREEEVDEGDPLRLSPSVPHPSGRLFAPKTLVLVSRLDHVEVFRNSLGLIYTIHVEGLSVGLENVIGNLLTCIIPLAGGSQRTISLGAGDRQVIQTPLADSLPVSRCSVALLFRQLGITNVLSLFCAALTEHKVLFLSRSYQRLSDACRGLLALLFPLRYSFTYVPILPAQLLEVLSTPTPFIIGVNAAFQAETQELLDVIVADLDGGTVTIPECVHIPPLPEPLQSQTHSVLSMVLDPELELADLAFPPPTMPASSLNIQDKELRAVFLRLFAQLLQGYRWCLHMVRVHPEPVIRFHKAAFLGQRGLVEDDFLMKVLEGMAFAGFVSERGVPYRPTDLFDELVAHEVARMRAEENHPQRVLRHVKELAEQLYKNENPYPAVSMHKVQRPGEASHLQQASRPFPRLDESMVQWIVDQATAKMQGAPPTVKAERRTSVPSGPPMTAILERSSGLHGNSARRLEVVRNCISYVFEGKMLEAKKLLPAVLRALKGRAARRCLAQELHLHVQQNRAVLDHRQFDFVVRMMNCCLQDCTSLDEHGIAAALLPLATAFCRKLSPGVTQFAYSCVQEHVVWSTPQFWEAMFYADVQTHIRALYLEPAEDQDPSQGGEAPAQDERSALDVASEQQRLWPTLSREKQQELVQKEESTVFSQAIHYASRMSYLLLPLDSSRSRLLRERAGLGDLESVSNSLVTSSMAGSVAESYDTESGFEDSETSDVAGAVVRFINRFVDKVCTESGVTSDHLKGLHVMVPDIVQMHVETLEAVHRESRRLPPIQKPKLLRPRLLPGEECVLDGLRVCLLPDGREGGAGGSGGGPALLPAEGAIFLTTYRVIFTGMPTDPLVGEQVVVRSFPVAALTKEKRVSVQTPTDQLLQDGLQLRSCTFQLLKMAFDEEVGSDSAELFRKQLQKLRYPPDLRGTFAFTLGSTHTVGRPPRTAKDKGPSLRTLSRNLVKNAKKTIGRQYVTRKKYNPPSWEHQGQPPSEDQEDEISVSEELEPSTLTPSLALKPSDRMTMSGLVERACCRDYQRLGLGTLSSSLSRAKSEPFRVSPVNRMYAICRSYPGLLIVPQSVQDNALQRVSRCYRQNRFPVVCWRSGRSKAVLLRSGGLHGKGVVGLFKAQNAPSPGQSQADSSSLEQEKYLQAVVSAMPRYADAAGRNTLSGFSLAHMGSHGKWGSVRASGRSSGLSTDVGSRLASRDMLGAPQANGTPPDPGFLRPQRAALYIIGDKAQLKGVRPDPLQQWELVPIEVFEARQVKASFKKLLKACVPGCPTAEPGPASFLRSLEDSEWLVQIHKLLQVSVLVVELLASGSSVLVSLEDGWDITTQVVSLVQLLSDPFYRTLEGFRLLVEKEWLSFGHRFSHRGAHTLAGQSSGFTPVFLQFLDCVYQVHLQFPMEFEFSQFYLKFLGYHHASRRFRTFLLDSDYERIELGLLYEEKGERRGPQACRSVWEYVDRLCKRTPMFYNYMYAPEDAEVLRPYSNVSNLKVWDFYTEETLSEGPPYDWELAQGPPEPPEEERPDGGAPQSRRRVVWPCYDSRPRAQPDAISRLLEELQRLETELGRPPERWKDAWDRVKAAQRLEGRPEGRVSGGTPSSLLVSSVPHHRRSLGVYLQEGPVGSTLSLSLDSDQSSGSTTSGSRQAARRSTSTLYSQFQTAESENRSYEGTLYKKGAFMKPWKARWFVLDKTKHQLRYYDHRVDTECKGVIDLAEVETVAPGTPTMGAPKTVDEKAFFDVKTTRRVYNFCAQDVPSAQQWVDQIQGCLSDA, encoded by the exons GGAGTGGGGAAGGCCAGGGCCAGATCCTGCAGCGCTTCCCAGAGAAGGACTGGGAGGACAACCCGTTCCCCCAGGGCATCGAGCTG TTTTGCCAGCCCAGTGGGTGGCAGCTGTGTCCTGAGAGGAACCCACCAACCTTCTTTGTTGCTGTTCTCACTGACATCAACTCCGAGAGGCACTACTGCGCCTGCTTGACCTTCTGGGAGCCGGCAGATCCCACACAG GAAGCGGCCTGCGCCGAGGACACTGCTgagagggaggaggaagtggaCGAGGGGGATCCTCTGCGACTGTCCCCCTCGGTGCCTCATCCGTCTGGCCGACTGTTTGCACCAAAGACACTGGTGCTGGTGTCTCGACTGGACCACGTGGAGGTGTTCAGG AACAGCCTGGGTCTCATCTACACCATCCATGTGGAGGGCCTGAGCGTGGGCCTGGAGAACGTCATTGGGAACCTGCTTACGTGCATCATCCCCCTGGCTGGGGGCTCCCAG AGAACCATCTCGCTGGGGGCTGGTGACCGGCAGGTCATTCAGACCCCGCTGGCTGACTCGCTGCCTGTCAGCCGCTGCAGTGTGGCCCTGCTCTTCCGCCAGCTGG GCATCACCAACGTGCTGTCTCTGTTCTGTGCCGCCCTCACGGAGCACAAGGTGCTCTTCCTGTCTCGCAGCTACCAGAGGCTCTCCGACGCTTGCCGAGGACTCTTGGCCCTGCTCTTCCCTCTCAGATACAG CTTCACCTACGTGCCCATCCTGCCGGCGCAGCTCCTGGAGGTCCTCAGCACTCCCACGCCCTTCATCATCGGCGTCAACGCTGCTTTCCAGGCAGAGACCCAGGAGCTG CTGGACGTGATTGTTGCTGATCTGGATGGAGGGACGGTGACCATCCCCGAATGTGTGCACATTCCACCCCTGCCAGAGCCGCTGCAGAGTCAGACACACAGTGTTCTGAGCATG gTCCTGGATCCAGAGCTGGAGTTGGCAGATCTTGCCTTCCCACCACCCACAATGCCTGCTTCCTCACTGAATATACAG GACAAGGAACTGCGTGCCGTCTTCCTGCGGCTCTTTGCTCAGCTCCTGCAGGGCTACCGCTGGTGTCTGCACATGGTCCGTGTCCACCCCGAGCCCGTCATCCGCTTCCACAAG GCAGCCTTCCTGGGCCAGCGCGGGCTGGTGGAGGACGACTTCCTGATGAAGGTGCTGGAGGGCATGGCCTTTGCAGGCTTTGTGTCGGAGCGTGGAGTCCCCTACCGCCCCACGGACCTGTTTGATGAG CTGGTGGCCCACGAGGTAGCACGGATGCGGGCAGAAGAGAACCACCCCCAGCGAGTCCTGCGTCATGTCAAGGAATTGGCGGAACAGCTCTATAAGAAC GAGAACCCATACCCTGCCGTGTCCATGCATAAGGTCCAGAGGCCAGGGGAGGCCAGTCACCTGCAGCAGGCATCCCGGCCATTCCCCCGGCTGGACGAGAGCATGGTGCAGTGGATCGTGGACCAGGCCACAGCCAAGATGCAGGGCGCGCCCCCCACGGTGAAGGCTGAGAGGAGGACCAGCGTGCCCTCGGGGCCCCCCATGA CTGCTATCCTGGAGCGGAGCAGTGGGCTCCATGGCAACAGTGCACGCCGGCTTGAGGTGGTTCGAAACTGCATCTCCTATGTGTTCGAGGGGAAGATGCTCGAAGCCAAGAAG CTGCTCCCAGCCGTGCTGAGGGCCCTGAAGGGGCGAGCGGCCCGCCGCTGCCTCGCCCAGGAGCTGCACCTGCACGTGCAGCAGAACCGAGCGGTCCTGGACCACCGGCAGTTTGACTTTGTCGTCCGCATGATGAACTGCTGCCTGcag GATTGCACCTCCCTGGACGAGCACGGCATCGCAGCTGCTCTGCTGCCCCTGGCCACGGCCTTCTGCCGG AAGCTGAGCCCGGGGGTGACGCAGTTTGCATACAGCTGCGTGCAGGAGCACGTGGTGTGGAGCACACCGCAGTTCTGGGAGGCGATGTTCTACGCAGACGTTCAGACCCACATCCGGGCCCTCTACCTGGAGCCTGCCGAGGACCAAGACCCCTCACAG GGAGGAGAAGCGCCTGCACAGGACGAGCGCTCTGCCCTGGACGTGGCATCTGAGCAGCAGCGCCTGTGGCCGACCCTGAGCCGCGAGAAGCAGCAGGAGCTGGTGCAGAAGGAGGAGAGCACGGTGTTCAGCCAGGCCATCCACTACGCCAGCCGCATGAGCTACCTGCTGCTGCCCCTGGACAGCAGCAGAAGCCGGCTGCTGCGGGAGCGCGCGGGGCTGGGTGACCTGGAGAGCGTCAGCAACAGCCTGGTCACCAGCAG CATGGCGGGCAGTGTGGCGGAGAGCTATGACACAGAAAGTGGTTTTGAAGACTCGGAGACCAGTGATGTGGCCGGTGCCGTGGTCCGCTTCATCAACCGCTTCGTAGACAAGGTCTGCACAGAGAGTGGGGTCACCAGCGACCACCTCAAGGGGCTGCACGTCATGGTGCCAG ACATCGTCCAGATGCACGTTGAGACCCTGGAGGCCGTACACCGAGAGAGCAGAAGGCTGCCTCCCATCCAGAAG CCCAAGCTGCTGCGGCCACGCCTTCTGCCTGGCGAGGAGTGTGTGCTGGATGGCCTGCGTGTCTGCCTGCTGCCGGATGGACGTGAGGGGGGCGCAGGCGGTAGCGGTGGGGGGCCCGCACTGCTGCCAGCCGAGGGTGCCATCTTCCTCACCACCTACCGGGTCATCTTCACAGGGATGCCCACCGACCCGCTGG TGGGGGAACAGGTGGTGGTCCGCTCCTTCCCTGTGGCTGCACTCACCAAGGAGAAGCGAGTCAGCGTCCAGACCCCCACAGACCAACTCCTACAGGACGGGCTGCAGCTACGCTCCTGCACATTCCAG CTGCTGAAGATGGCCTTCGACGAGGAGGTGGGGTCTGACAGCGCTGAGCTCTTCCGGAAGCAGCTGCAGAAGTTGCGCTACCCGCCAGACCTCAGGGGCACCTTCGCCTTCACCCTGGGCTCCACCCACACAGTTGGCCGGCCACCCCGCACTGCCAAGGACAAGGGTCCCTCCCTTAG GACTCTTTCTCGGAACCTCGTGAAAAACGCCAAGAAGACCATTGGGCGTCAGTATGTCACTCGGAAGAAGTATAATCCCCCGAGCTGGGAGCACCAGGGCCAGCCGCCCTCTGAGGACCAGGAAGATGAGATCTCAG TTTCGGAGGAGCTGGAGCCCAGCACGCTGACCCCTTCCTTGGCCCTGAAGCCCTCGGACCGCATGACCATGAGTGGGCTGGTGGAACGGGCATGCTGCCGGGACTACCAGCGCCTGGGCCTGGGCACGCTGAGCAGCAGTCTGAGCCGCGCCAAGTCTGAGCCCTTCCGTGTCTCCCCGGTCAACCGCATGTACGCCATCTGCCGCAG CTACCCCGGGCTGCTGATCGTCCCCCAGAGTGTCCAGGACAACGCCCTGCAGCGCGTCTCCCGTTGCTACCGCCAGAACCGCTTCCCCGTGGTCTGCTGGCGCAGTGGGCGCTCCAAGGCTGTGCTGCTGCGCTCAGGGGGCCTGCACGGCAAGGGTGTCGTCGGCCTCTTCAAGGCCCAAAACGCGCCTTCTCCAG gCCAGTCCCAGGCGGACTCCAGCAGCTTGGAGCAGGAGAAGTACCTGCAGGCTGTGGTCAGCGCCATGCCCCGCTACGCAGATGCTGCAGGTCGGAACACCCTCAGCGGCTTCTCTTTGGCCCACATGGGCAGCCATG GTAAATGGGGCAGTGTCCGGGCCAGTGGGCGCAGCAGTGGGCTCAGCACTGATGTTGGCTCCCGGCTAGCAAGCAGAGACATGCTGGGTGCCCCCCAGGCCAATGGGACCCCCCCCGACCCAGGCTTTCTTCGGCCCCAGCGTGCAGCGCTCTACATCATTGGGGACAAAGCCCAGCTCAAG GGCGTGCGGCCAGACCCCCTGCAGCAGTGGGAGCTGGTGCCCATCGAGGTGTTTGAGGCCCGGCAGGTGAAGGCCAGCTTCAAGAAGCTGCTGAAGGCGTGCGTCCCTGGCTGTCCCACGGCCGAGCCCGGTCCGGCCTCCTTCCTGCGCTCGCTGGAGGACTCAGAGTGGCTGGTCCAG ATCCACAAGCTGCTGCAGGTCTCGGTGCTGGTGGTGGAGCTCCTGGCCTCGGGCTCCTCTGTCCTGGTGAGCCTGGAGGACGGCTGGGACATCACCACCCAG GTGGTGTCCCTCGTGCAGCTGCTCTCGGACCCCTTCTACCGCACCCTGGAGGGCTTCCGTCTGCTGGTGGAGAAGGAGTGGCTGTCCTTTGGCCACCGATTCAGCCACCGTGGCGCCCACACCCTGGCTGGGCAGAGCAGTGGCTTCACGCCCGTCTTCCTACAGTTCCTGGACTGTGTGTACCAG GTTCACCTGCAGTTTCCCATGGAGTTCGAGTTCAGCCAGTTCTACCTCAAGTTCCTTGGTTACCACCATGCATCCCGCCGCTTCCGGACCTTTCTGCTCGACTCGGATTACGAACGCATAGAGCTGG GGCTATTGTATGAGGAGAAGGGGGAGCGCAGGGGCCCGCAGGCGTGCAGGTCCGTGTGGGAGTATGTGGACCGGCTGTGTAAGAGGACACCCATGTTCTACAACTACATGTATGCGCCCGAGGATGCTGAG GTCCTGCGGCCCTACAGCAACGTGTCCAACCTGAAGGTGTGGGACTTCTACACTGAGGAGACGTTGTCTGAGGGCCCCCCTTATGACTGGGAGCTAGCCCAGGGGCCACCTGAGCCCCCAGAGGAGGAACGGCCTGATGGGGGCGCTCCCCAGAGCAGGCGCCGGGTGGTGTGGCCATGCTACGACAGCCGCCCCCGGGCCCAGCCCGATGCCATCTCACGCCTGCTGGAG GAGCTGCAGCGGCTGGAGACGGAGCTGGGCCGCCCTCCCGAGCGCTGGAAGGATGCCTGGGATCGGGTGAAGGCCGCACAGCGCCTGGAAGGCCGGCCAGAGGGACGTGTGAGTGGG ggcacccccagctccctgctgGTGTCCAGCGTGCCACACCACCGCCGCTCGCTGGGTGTGTACCTGCAGGAGGGCCCCGTGGGCTCCACCCTGAGCCTCAGCTTGGACAGTGACCAGAGCAGCGGCTCAACCACATCTGGCTCCCGCCAGGCCGCACGCCGCAGCACGAGCACCCTGTACAGCCAGTTCCAGACCGCCGAGAGTGAGAACAG GTCCTACGAGGGCACCCTGTACAAGAAGGGGGCCTTCATGAAGCCCTGGAAGGCCCGCTGGTTCGTGCTGGACAAGACCAAGCACCAG CTGCGCTACTACGACCACCGCGTGGACACCGAGTGCAAGGGCGTCATCGACCTGGCCGAGGTGGAGACTGTGGCGCCAGGCACCCCCACCATGGGTGCCCCCAAAACTGTGGATGAGAAGGCCTTCTTTGAc GTGAAGACCACGCGTCGTGTTTACAACTTCTGTGCCCAGGACGTGCCATCAGCCCAGCAGTGGGTGGACCAGATCCAGGGCTGCCTGTCGGATGCCTGA
- the SBF1 gene encoding myotubularin-related protein 5 isoform X3, translating into MAELVQGSGEGQGQILQRFPEKDWEDNPFPQGIELFCQPSGWQLCPERNPPTFFVAVLTDINSERHYCACLTFWEPADPTQEAACAEDTAEREEEVDEGDPLRLSPSVPHPSGRLFAPKTLVLVSRLDHVEVFRNSLGLIYTIHVEGLSVGLENVIGNLLTCIIPLAGGSQRTISLGAGDRQVIQTPLADSLPVSRCSVALLFRQLGITNVLSLFCAALTEHKVLFLSRSYQRLSDACRGLLALLFPLRYSFTYVPILPAQLLEVLSTPTPFIIGVNAAFQAETQELLDVIVADLDGGTVTIPECVHIPPLPEPLQSQTHSVLSMVLDPELELADLAFPPPTMPASSLNIQDKELRAVFLRLFAQLLQGYRWCLHMVRVHPEPVIRFHKAAFLGQRGLVEDDFLMKVLEGMAFAGFVSERGVPYRPTDLFDELVAHEVARMRAEENHPQRVLRHVKELAEQLYKNENPYPAVSMHKVQRPGEASHLQQASRPFPRLDESMVQWIVDQATAKMQGAPPTVKAERRTSVPSGPPMTAILERSSGLHGNSARRLEVVRNCISYVFEGKMLEAKKLLPAVLRALKGRAARRCLAQELHLHVQQNRAVLDHRQFDFVVRMMNCCLQDCTSLDEHGIAAALLPLATAFCRKLSPGVTQFAYSCVQEHVVWSTPQFWEAMFYADVQTHIRALYLEPAEDQDPSQGGEAPAQDERSALDVASEQQRLWPTLSREKQQELVQKEESTVFSQAIHYASRMSYLLLPLDSSRSRLLRERAGLGDLESVSNSLVTSSMAGSVAESYDTESGFEDSETSDVAGAVVRFINRFVDKVCTESGVTSDHLKGLHVMVPDIVQMHVETLEAVHRESRRLPPIQKPKLLRPRLLPGEECVLDGLRVCLLPDGREGGAGGSGGGPALLPAEGAIFLTTYRVIFTGMPTDPLVGEQVVVRSFPVAALTKEKRVSVQTPTDQLLQDGLQLRSCTFQLLKMAFDEEVGSDSAELFRKQLQKLRYPPDLRGTFAFTLGSTHTVGRPPRTAKDKGPSLRTLSRNLVKNAKKTIGRQYVTRKKYNPPSWEHQGQPPSEDQEDEISVSEELEPSTLTPSLALKPSDRMTMSGLVERACCRDYQRLGLGTLSSSLSRAKSEPFRVSPVNRMYAICRSYPGLLIVPQSVQDNALQRVSRCYRQNRFPVVCWRSGRSKAVLLRSGGLHGKGVVGLFKAQNAPSPGQSQADSSSLEQEKYLQAVVSAMPRYADAAGRNTLSGFSLAHMGSHVPSPRARVTTLSNPMAASASRRTAPRGKWGSVRASGRSSGLSTDVGSRLASRDMLGAPQANGTPPDPGFLRPQRAALYIIGDKAQLKGVRPDPLQQWELVPIEVFEARQVKASFKKLLKACVPGCPTAEPGPASFLRSLEDSEWLVQIHKLLQVSVLVVELLASGSSVLVSLEDGWDITTQVVSLVQLLSDPFYRTLEGFRLLVEKEWLSFGHRFSHRGAHTLAGQSSGFTPVFLQFLDCVYQVHLQFPMEFEFSQFYLKFLGYHHASRRFRTFLLDSDYERIELGLLYEEKGERRGPQACRSVWEYVDRLCKRTPMFYNYMYAPEDAEVLRPYSNVSNLKVWDFYTEETLSEGPPYDWELAQGPPEPPEEERPDGGAPQSRRRVVWPCYDSRPRAQPDAISRLLEELQRLETELGRPPERWKDAWDRVKAAQRLEGRPEGRVSGGTPSSLLVSSVPHHRRSLGVYLQEGPVGSTLSLSLDSDQSSGSTTSGSRQAARRSTSTLYSQFQTAESENRSYEGTLYKKGAFMKPWKARWFVLDKTKHQLRYYDHRVDTECKGVIDLAEVETVAPGTPTMGAPKTVDEKAFFDVKTTRRVYNFCAQDVPSAQQWVDQIQGCLSDA; encoded by the exons GGAGTGGGGAAGGCCAGGGCCAGATCCTGCAGCGCTTCCCAGAGAAGGACTGGGAGGACAACCCGTTCCCCCAGGGCATCGAGCTG TTTTGCCAGCCCAGTGGGTGGCAGCTGTGTCCTGAGAGGAACCCACCAACCTTCTTTGTTGCTGTTCTCACTGACATCAACTCCGAGAGGCACTACTGCGCCTGCTTGACCTTCTGGGAGCCGGCAGATCCCACACAG GAAGCGGCCTGCGCCGAGGACACTGCTgagagggaggaggaagtggaCGAGGGGGATCCTCTGCGACTGTCCCCCTCGGTGCCTCATCCGTCTGGCCGACTGTTTGCACCAAAGACACTGGTGCTGGTGTCTCGACTGGACCACGTGGAGGTGTTCAGG AACAGCCTGGGTCTCATCTACACCATCCATGTGGAGGGCCTGAGCGTGGGCCTGGAGAACGTCATTGGGAACCTGCTTACGTGCATCATCCCCCTGGCTGGGGGCTCCCAG AGAACCATCTCGCTGGGGGCTGGTGACCGGCAGGTCATTCAGACCCCGCTGGCTGACTCGCTGCCTGTCAGCCGCTGCAGTGTGGCCCTGCTCTTCCGCCAGCTGG GCATCACCAACGTGCTGTCTCTGTTCTGTGCCGCCCTCACGGAGCACAAGGTGCTCTTCCTGTCTCGCAGCTACCAGAGGCTCTCCGACGCTTGCCGAGGACTCTTGGCCCTGCTCTTCCCTCTCAGATACAG CTTCACCTACGTGCCCATCCTGCCGGCGCAGCTCCTGGAGGTCCTCAGCACTCCCACGCCCTTCATCATCGGCGTCAACGCTGCTTTCCAGGCAGAGACCCAGGAGCTG CTGGACGTGATTGTTGCTGATCTGGATGGAGGGACGGTGACCATCCCCGAATGTGTGCACATTCCACCCCTGCCAGAGCCGCTGCAGAGTCAGACACACAGTGTTCTGAGCATG gTCCTGGATCCAGAGCTGGAGTTGGCAGATCTTGCCTTCCCACCACCCACAATGCCTGCTTCCTCACTGAATATACAG GACAAGGAACTGCGTGCCGTCTTCCTGCGGCTCTTTGCTCAGCTCCTGCAGGGCTACCGCTGGTGTCTGCACATGGTCCGTGTCCACCCCGAGCCCGTCATCCGCTTCCACAAG GCAGCCTTCCTGGGCCAGCGCGGGCTGGTGGAGGACGACTTCCTGATGAAGGTGCTGGAGGGCATGGCCTTTGCAGGCTTTGTGTCGGAGCGTGGAGTCCCCTACCGCCCCACGGACCTGTTTGATGAG CTGGTGGCCCACGAGGTAGCACGGATGCGGGCAGAAGAGAACCACCCCCAGCGAGTCCTGCGTCATGTCAAGGAATTGGCGGAACAGCTCTATAAGAAC GAGAACCCATACCCTGCCGTGTCCATGCATAAGGTCCAGAGGCCAGGGGAGGCCAGTCACCTGCAGCAGGCATCCCGGCCATTCCCCCGGCTGGACGAGAGCATGGTGCAGTGGATCGTGGACCAGGCCACAGCCAAGATGCAGGGCGCGCCCCCCACGGTGAAGGCTGAGAGGAGGACCAGCGTGCCCTCGGGGCCCCCCATGA CTGCTATCCTGGAGCGGAGCAGTGGGCTCCATGGCAACAGTGCACGCCGGCTTGAGGTGGTTCGAAACTGCATCTCCTATGTGTTCGAGGGGAAGATGCTCGAAGCCAAGAAG CTGCTCCCAGCCGTGCTGAGGGCCCTGAAGGGGCGAGCGGCCCGCCGCTGCCTCGCCCAGGAGCTGCACCTGCACGTGCAGCAGAACCGAGCGGTCCTGGACCACCGGCAGTTTGACTTTGTCGTCCGCATGATGAACTGCTGCCTGcag GATTGCACCTCCCTGGACGAGCACGGCATCGCAGCTGCTCTGCTGCCCCTGGCCACGGCCTTCTGCCGG AAGCTGAGCCCGGGGGTGACGCAGTTTGCATACAGCTGCGTGCAGGAGCACGTGGTGTGGAGCACACCGCAGTTCTGGGAGGCGATGTTCTACGCAGACGTTCAGACCCACATCCGGGCCCTCTACCTGGAGCCTGCCGAGGACCAAGACCCCTCACAG GGAGGAGAAGCGCCTGCACAGGACGAGCGCTCTGCCCTGGACGTGGCATCTGAGCAGCAGCGCCTGTGGCCGACCCTGAGCCGCGAGAAGCAGCAGGAGCTGGTGCAGAAGGAGGAGAGCACGGTGTTCAGCCAGGCCATCCACTACGCCAGCCGCATGAGCTACCTGCTGCTGCCCCTGGACAGCAGCAGAAGCCGGCTGCTGCGGGAGCGCGCGGGGCTGGGTGACCTGGAGAGCGTCAGCAACAGCCTGGTCACCAGCAG CATGGCGGGCAGTGTGGCGGAGAGCTATGACACAGAAAGTGGTTTTGAAGACTCGGAGACCAGTGATGTGGCCGGTGCCGTGGTCCGCTTCATCAACCGCTTCGTAGACAAGGTCTGCACAGAGAGTGGGGTCACCAGCGACCACCTCAAGGGGCTGCACGTCATGGTGCCAG ACATCGTCCAGATGCACGTTGAGACCCTGGAGGCCGTACACCGAGAGAGCAGAAGGCTGCCTCCCATCCAGAAG CCCAAGCTGCTGCGGCCACGCCTTCTGCCTGGCGAGGAGTGTGTGCTGGATGGCCTGCGTGTCTGCCTGCTGCCGGATGGACGTGAGGGGGGCGCAGGCGGTAGCGGTGGGGGGCCCGCACTGCTGCCAGCCGAGGGTGCCATCTTCCTCACCACCTACCGGGTCATCTTCACAGGGATGCCCACCGACCCGCTGG TGGGGGAACAGGTGGTGGTCCGCTCCTTCCCTGTGGCTGCACTCACCAAGGAGAAGCGAGTCAGCGTCCAGACCCCCACAGACCAACTCCTACAGGACGGGCTGCAGCTACGCTCCTGCACATTCCAG CTGCTGAAGATGGCCTTCGACGAGGAGGTGGGGTCTGACAGCGCTGAGCTCTTCCGGAAGCAGCTGCAGAAGTTGCGCTACCCGCCAGACCTCAGGGGCACCTTCGCCTTCACCCTGGGCTCCACCCACACAGTTGGCCGGCCACCCCGCACTGCCAAGGACAAGGGTCCCTCCCTTAG GACTCTTTCTCGGAACCTCGTGAAAAACGCCAAGAAGACCATTGGGCGTCAGTATGTCACTCGGAAGAAGTATAATCCCCCGAGCTGGGAGCACCAGGGCCAGCCGCCCTCTGAGGACCAGGAAGATGAGATCTCAG TTTCGGAGGAGCTGGAGCCCAGCACGCTGACCCCTTCCTTGGCCCTGAAGCCCTCGGACCGCATGACCATGAGTGGGCTGGTGGAACGGGCATGCTGCCGGGACTACCAGCGCCTGGGCCTGGGCACGCTGAGCAGCAGTCTGAGCCGCGCCAAGTCTGAGCCCTTCCGTGTCTCCCCGGTCAACCGCATGTACGCCATCTGCCGCAG CTACCCCGGGCTGCTGATCGTCCCCCAGAGTGTCCAGGACAACGCCCTGCAGCGCGTCTCCCGTTGCTACCGCCAGAACCGCTTCCCCGTGGTCTGCTGGCGCAGTGGGCGCTCCAAGGCTGTGCTGCTGCGCTCAGGGGGCCTGCACGGCAAGGGTGTCGTCGGCCTCTTCAAGGCCCAAAACGCGCCTTCTCCAG gCCAGTCCCAGGCGGACTCCAGCAGCTTGGAGCAGGAGAAGTACCTGCAGGCTGTGGTCAGCGCCATGCCCCGCTACGCAGATGCTGCAGGTCGGAACACCCTCAGCGGCTTCTCTTTGGCCCACATGGGCAGCCATG TGCCCAGCCCCCGAGCCAGGGTCACCACGCTGTCCAACCCCATGGCGGCCTCGGCCTCCAGACGGACTGCACCCCGAG GTAAATGGGGCAGTGTCCGGGCCAGTGGGCGCAGCAGTGGGCTCAGCACTGATGTTGGCTCCCGGCTAGCAAGCAGAGACATGCTGGGTGCCCCCCAGGCCAATGGGACCCCCCCCGACCCAGGCTTTCTTCGGCCCCAGCGTGCAGCGCTCTACATCATTGGGGACAAAGCCCAGCTCAAG GGCGTGCGGCCAGACCCCCTGCAGCAGTGGGAGCTGGTGCCCATCGAGGTGTTTGAGGCCCGGCAGGTGAAGGCCAGCTTCAAGAAGCTGCTGAAGGCGTGCGTCCCTGGCTGTCCCACGGCCGAGCCCGGTCCGGCCTCCTTCCTGCGCTCGCTGGAGGACTCAGAGTGGCTGGTCCAG ATCCACAAGCTGCTGCAGGTCTCGGTGCTGGTGGTGGAGCTCCTGGCCTCGGGCTCCTCTGTCCTGGTGAGCCTGGAGGACGGCTGGGACATCACCACCCAG GTGGTGTCCCTCGTGCAGCTGCTCTCGGACCCCTTCTACCGCACCCTGGAGGGCTTCCGTCTGCTGGTGGAGAAGGAGTGGCTGTCCTTTGGCCACCGATTCAGCCACCGTGGCGCCCACACCCTGGCTGGGCAGAGCAGTGGCTTCACGCCCGTCTTCCTACAGTTCCTGGACTGTGTGTACCAG GTTCACCTGCAGTTTCCCATGGAGTTCGAGTTCAGCCAGTTCTACCTCAAGTTCCTTGGTTACCACCATGCATCCCGCCGCTTCCGGACCTTTCTGCTCGACTCGGATTACGAACGCATAGAGCTGG GGCTATTGTATGAGGAGAAGGGGGAGCGCAGGGGCCCGCAGGCGTGCAGGTCCGTGTGGGAGTATGTGGACCGGCTGTGTAAGAGGACACCCATGTTCTACAACTACATGTATGCGCCCGAGGATGCTGAG GTCCTGCGGCCCTACAGCAACGTGTCCAACCTGAAGGTGTGGGACTTCTACACTGAGGAGACGTTGTCTGAGGGCCCCCCTTATGACTGGGAGCTAGCCCAGGGGCCACCTGAGCCCCCAGAGGAGGAACGGCCTGATGGGGGCGCTCCCCAGAGCAGGCGCCGGGTGGTGTGGCCATGCTACGACAGCCGCCCCCGGGCCCAGCCCGATGCCATCTCACGCCTGCTGGAG GAGCTGCAGCGGCTGGAGACGGAGCTGGGCCGCCCTCCCGAGCGCTGGAAGGATGCCTGGGATCGGGTGAAGGCCGCACAGCGCCTGGAAGGCCGGCCAGAGGGACGTGTGAGTGGG ggcacccccagctccctgctgGTGTCCAGCGTGCCACACCACCGCCGCTCGCTGGGTGTGTACCTGCAGGAGGGCCCCGTGGGCTCCACCCTGAGCCTCAGCTTGGACAGTGACCAGAGCAGCGGCTCAACCACATCTGGCTCCCGCCAGGCCGCACGCCGCAGCACGAGCACCCTGTACAGCCAGTTCCAGACCGCCGAGAGTGAGAACAG GTCCTACGAGGGCACCCTGTACAAGAAGGGGGCCTTCATGAAGCCCTGGAAGGCCCGCTGGTTCGTGCTGGACAAGACCAAGCACCAG CTGCGCTACTACGACCACCGCGTGGACACCGAGTGCAAGGGCGTCATCGACCTGGCCGAGGTGGAGACTGTGGCGCCAGGCACCCCCACCATGGGTGCCCCCAAAACTGTGGATGAGAAGGCCTTCTTTGAc GTGAAGACCACGCGTCGTGTTTACAACTTCTGTGCCCAGGACGTGCCATCAGCCCAGCAGTGGGTGGACCAGATCCAGGGCTGCCTGTCGGATGCCTGA